From the Nevskia ramosa DSM 11499 genome, the window CAAGGGGGCCGCGGTGGCACAGATCGTCGCGCTCGGCGTGGCGCTGATGGCGCTGCTGCTGGTCACCGTGGTCCGCGAAGATCTGCTCGCCACCTGGAAGAACAAGCTGCCGCCGGAAACACCGAACCAGTTCCTGATCGGCATCCTGCCGGAGCAGCGCGAGCCGCTGCAGGCGTTCTTCAAGGCACGCGGCGTGGCCACGCTCGATCCGGTGCCGATGGTCCGCGGCCGGCTGAAAGCGGTGCGTGGCGAGGACGTCACCGCCGACAGCTTCGACGACCCGGAAACCCGCCGCTGGATCAACCGCGAATTCAACCTGAGCTGGACCAGCCGCTTCGGCGAGGACAGTGAATTCATCGATGGCCAGCCCTGGGGCGAGGAGGCGCGCGGCAAGCCCTGGCTCGCAGTCGATGATTACGCCGTCGAACGCTTGAAGCTCAGGATCGGTGACAGCATCACCATCGACTTCGCCGGCACGCCACTGACGCTGGAAGTGCGTGCGGTGCGCAAGATCAAGTGGGACAGCTTCAAGCCGAACTTCTTCCTGGTCACGCCGCCTGGTGTGCTCGATGCCGAAGGCCTGAACCCTCCACTGCAGTGGATCGCCAGCTTCTATCTGCCGCGTGATCAGCGCGCGCTGCTGCGCGAGCTGATCCGCGAATTCCCGAACGTCACCGCGCTCGATCTCGATGCCGCGCTGAATCAGGTGCGGACCATCGTCGATCGCATCGTCGGTGCGCTGGAATTCATCTTCCTGTTCACGCTGCTCGCCGGGCTGATCGTGATGCTCGCGGTGATCGAAGGCTCGCGCGCCGACCGGGTCCGCGAAACCGGTGTGCTGCGCGCGCTCGGCGCCTCGGCGCGGACCATCCGCCAGGGTCTGATCGCCGAATACCTCGTGCTGGGTGGGCTGGCCGGTGCGGTCGCCGCTTTTGCCGCGCAGGCGCTGGCCTGGGTGCTGGCGGCGCGGGTGCTCGAACTGCCGTATGGACCCCGTCCGCTGCTGTGGCTGGCGGGCACCGTTGCCGGTGCGCTGATCGTCGCCGCTGCCGGTTATCTGAGCTTGCGCAAGGTGCTGCAGACCTCGCCGCGCAGCGTGCTTGCCGGTGGCAATGTATGAGCAGCGAAGCGCGCCTGCCACCGGACAGTCTCGACGCGATCGAGGCCGAAGCCTGGGCCTTGCTGGAAGCGGGCGGCGGCTCGTTCCGCGCGCCGTTCCACGCCGGCACGCTGGGCACCATCGGCGGAGACGGCCCGAATCTGCGCACGGTGATTCTCAGAGGCGCCGATGGCGCCAGCCGGCGCATCTGGTGCCACACCGATATCCGCTCGCCGAAGATCGCCGAGCTGGCGGCCGATTGCAGAATCGCCTGGACCTTGTACGACGAAGCCTCGCGCCTGCAGTTCCGCGCGTGGGGCCGGGCCATCGTCCATCACGATGACGACATTGCCCGCGCTCGCTGGGAAACCACGGTGCTGAACAGCCGGCGCATCTATCACGCCGTGGCGCCGCCAAGTTCGATCAGCCCGATAGCGACTGGCGGCCTGCCGCCGGAACTCGACGACGAGCGCTGGACACCGGAGTACAGCGAGCACGGCGCAGCCAACTTCGTGGCGCTGGAAACGCGGATCACCCGGCTGGAAGCGCTGTACCTGCATCACGCCGGCCATCGCCGCGCGCTGTTCCGCTACGGCGATGACGGCACCCGCCTGGCGGCGGACTGGCTGATTCCCTGACCAGAGCCTTGCAGCCCTGATCAGGGCGTTGCTCAGGCGATCTTCAGCTTCACATCGACGTTGCCGCGCGTCGCATTCGAATACGGGCAGACGACGTGGGCGGCGTCGACCAGGGTCTTCGCTTCGGCCGCATCGAGGCCGGGAATGGTCACCGTCAGTTCGGCGGTGATCGCGAAGCCGGTGGCCGTCGGGCCGATGCCGATCGCGGCGGCAACCTTGGTGTCGGCTGGCAGCGTCTTCTTGCTCTTGCCGGCGACGAACTTCAGCGCGCCGAGGAAGCAGGCCGAGTAACCGGCGGCAAACAGCTGCTCGGGATTGGTGCCGCCGACGCCCGGGCCGCCCATTTCCTTCGGCACCACCAGCTTCACATCGAGCACACCGTCGTCGGTGACGGCGTGGCCATCGCGGCCACCGGTGGCGTGGGCATGGGCGGTGTAGACAACCTTGTCGGGTGCAGCCATGGGAAAACTCCTTCGGTGAGCAGGGAAGCCCTGCGAGAACAATGATTCCTGTGGGTCACGGCCCGGCATCTTTCGATACTGGGGACGCACCCCCGATATGGGGGGTGCGCGGGCAACGGGACAATCAAGACAATGCAAACGCCGCCAAAGTGCCGCTCGCTTGCAGTCCTCTTTCATCGAACCCAATGCCTACCGTGTCCAGAATCCTGATCGCCCTGCTGTGCTTTGCTGCGTTCTCCACCTCGGCGTTCGCCGATACCTGCCTGAACACCGACAAGGAAAAGTACGCCGACAACGACGTGCGCTCGTCCGATTACGGCAAGTGCAAGTCCACCGGACCGGACAACAGCTACAGCTCGGTGACCACCATCGGCAAGCAGATGGAGGGCATGCTGCAGCGGAATGCGCCCGAGCCGCGCCGGCAGTTCAGCGCTGAGGAAAGTTCATCGATTCACGAGAGCGATCGCGAACGCTTCGCGACTGGCCAGTACTCGATCCTTTGCGAAGTCGAGGCCTGCGTCGACCGCCCCTCGCCGTATCCGAACGCGAACACCACGCCCGAGCAGCAGCAGGCGGTCCGCGAGCAGATCAAGGCGGCGATCGCCGGCGGCAAGCTGCTGGAAACCTATGGCGACAACCGCTACGACAGGAAGTGGGTCAGCGGCAGCGATCCGGTCGCCAACTGGCAGATGTGCGAAGTGGCGACGACGCTCACCCAGGCCTACGTCTACGGCAACGGCGTGACGGCGGCCCAGAAGGATCCGGCCAAGGGCCTGGCGATCGCCCGTGCCGGCTGCACGGCCAACTGTGGCGGCACCTGCCTCGAACTCGGCCGCATCTTTGCAGCTGGCGATTCCGCGGCCCCCGGCGTCGACAAGATTCTCGGCAAGACGCCGCACGATCAGACGGTATTCGCGTTCGAAACTGCCATCCGCAATGGCATCACCGCGGCCTACGAGCCGCTTGCCGATCTGAACAGCGGAACGCCGGCGCTCTACAAGGGCAAGACCTATTTCAATCTGGCCGAACTGGACACCGACAGCTACTGGATCAACAGCTCTACCGATCGCCGTCTGGCCTATCGCCAGTACCAGAAGTGCCTGAAGGCCGATCCATCGAACCTGAACTGTGCGCGCGGCATCAACCTGTTGCTGAAGAACGTGACGCCGAACCGCGGCGACGTCTTCAAGCTCGCCAGCGACGTCACCGCCGAGGACATTGCCTTCTACGCGGAATACCAGCAGAAGCTCGAAGCGCTGCTGGCCACCGCGCAGAACACGCCTGCTCCTGCGCCCTGAGAACTCAGCCGCCGGCGGCCCCCGGTTCGACGATCACCGTGCAGGTCATGCCCGAAACCAGCACCGTGCCGTCCGGCACTTCATCGAGCGAGATCCGCACCGGCACGCGCTGGGCGAGACGCACCCAGTTGAAGGTCGGATTGACGTCGGCGAGCAGGCGCGGGCCGAGCGGGTTGTCGCGGTCGGTGATGCCGCGCGAAATGCCGTCGACATGACCGCGCAGTTCCGGGCCACCGCTCATCAGTCGAACCCGAACCGCATCGCCCTCGTGCAGATACGGCAGCTTGGTTTCCTCGAAGTAGCCATTGATGCGGAACGAGTGGGCATCGACCAGGGCCAGCATCGGCCGGCCGGCATTCGCGTAGTCGCCGGCGTGGACTTCAAGGTTGCTGACATAGCCATCGACCGGCGCCAGCACCTCGGTGCGCTTCAGGTTCAGCGCTGCGGTGTCGCGGGCGGCCTGGGCCTGGTGGTAGAGCGCGGCGGCGGATGAGGCGGTCGATGCTGAAGCTTCGCGGCTTTCGCTCGACACCACGATCCCGGACAGACTCGCGCGGCGCGCGGCTTCGCTGCGCTTCATGTCGTAGTCGGCCTTGCGGGCGCTGACGGCGGCATCCGCCTCCGCCAGTGCGTGCTGGTAGCGCTCGGCATCGATGCGCAGCAGCACATCGCCGCGCTTCACCAGCTGGTTCTCGGTGACCCGCAATTCGACGACCGCGCCGGAAACATCGGGTGCGATCGCGATGACATCGGCCTTCACCCGGCCATCACGCGTCCACGGCGAATACTGATAGTGCCGCCACAGTGCCAGGCCGATGACCACGGCGGCGGCGAAGATCAGGCCGGTCGACAGCAGGCGCAGCAGGTTTCTCGGATTCATTTGGCAGACCTATGAATACAGCGCGAGCCCGAGCGCGCCGAAGATGCAGACGAACAGGCTGAAACGGAATAGCGCCGGGTGCCAGACGCGGCCATAGACCCCGAGGCTGCCGAGCAGGCCATCGAGCAGCCACTGCAGGCCGAAGGCGAACAGGAACATCGGCAACAGAGTCGGCAGGAAGAAGCCGAACAGATCGATCTCACGTGGCATCGGCAGCTCCTTGCAACGAGGGTGTTTCCAGGGACGATTCCAGCGATGACAGCGCGGCGTAGCTGTCGTCATCGAGCAGCAGGCCGCGCAGCAGATGCAGCGCAGTGCGACCGCGGTTCAGCGCCTGACGCTCGTCGGCGTCGTGGTCGCTGGCATCCAGCGCCTGATCGATGCGCGCTCCGGCGCTGTCGATGCCGGCCAGTGCCTGCTGCCGGCGGCGCGGGTCCGGCTTCTGGAACAGGCGCGCAACGGCGCGCACGGCGGCGTTCAGATGGCTGCGGCTATCGATCCGCAGAGTGCCGATGGTCGCGGCATCGCGAAGATCGATTACCGCGCGGCCGGCTTCGAGCACCGCCATCGCCCGCGCCAGCAGGGCGCGGTCTTCGCCGCTGCCGCGATCGGCGCCGGCCAGCAGCTGGCCAAGCAGATCGCGCGTGCTGTTCTCGAAGCGATGGCGCAGGCCGGTTTCCGGTTCGAAGCAGGCGAGCAGCACCTGGCGGCGCAGGCTGCGCGTCAGGTGCAGGCGCAGGCGGCGGGTGCCGGCCGGCACGATCAACGCGAACGCCGCCGTGGCGATCAGCGCGCCGAGCAGCGCCGCGAAGCCTTCGTTGAGCAGCAATGCGGGGTCGTAGCGGGAAACGTTGTCGAGGCCGATGGTGCTGCCGAACATCAGGCAGTAGCCGGCACCGATGCCGGCAGTGCGGGGATTGGCGATCAGCCAGGCACCGACCATGATGAACGGCGCCATGCCGGCTACCAGCAGCGCGAAGCCGTCGAGTTGCGGCAGCACCAGCAGGCCGCAGATGAATGAAGCCGCCAGGCCAGCCACGAAGCCGATCGTCAGCCCGCGCGCTGCAAGCACCGGCGCCGGCAGCGCCGCGAACAGGCAGCACAGGGTGCAGGCGATGATCACTGCGCCGATGCCGCTCGGCCAGGCAGTGCCGATCCAGAACGCGCTGACCACCAGGAGCACAGCCGTGGCGCGCAAGCCGGCGAGTGCCGCGGTGATCCTGTCGCCATGCGCCACGTAAGGCGGCGCCGGCCGCGGTAGTCGGTCGCCGGGCGAGATCAGCGAGATGTAGCTCTCGGTATACGCCTGCATGTCTTCGGCGAAGCGCTGCAGCAGGTTGGCGGCACAGTCGAAGTCGAGGCGGGCACCGGGCGCGGCCTCGTCCAGGCCGGCGCCGGCTTCGGCGATCAAGGTCGGCAGCCGTTCGAGGAATCCGGCCAGCCGGGCGAGCAGCGGCCGGGCTTCGGCGGCCATCGCCGGCAACTGGCCATCCACCGGCAGCAGAACCTCGGCCAGCGCTGCATACAAGGGTGTCAGCCGATCGATCGTCGACTGCTGGTGTCGGCGGCGCAGGCGTTCCGTGAACTGGTGGAGCAGATGGATGCCGGTGGTCGCGGTCATGAAATCGGCATTGAGCAAGCGGAAGCGGCTGCTGCGCAGGCGGGTCTCCGGGCTTTCGAAATAAGCGGCATCGCGCTGCGCCTCGAAGGCGATGACCTGGGCCAGAAAGCCATCGTGGGCGCGCTCGATCGCAGCGTGATCGAGCCGGCCCTGGAGGGCATCGACGACAAAGCGCGCGAAGTCGCGATAGCTGCCGCGCACCGTGACGATCAGGCTGCTGCCGAGCGTCTGCGGCAGCAGCAGATCGCTGACCACGCCGGCGCAGAAGATGCCGAGCAGCACTTCGGAAACGCGGGTCACGGCGATCGCGAAGCTCATCTCCGGATGCTGGGTCGCCGGCAGGCCGATCAGGCAGGCGGTGTAGCCGGCCAGCACGAAACCATAGGCGCGGAAGTTCCGGGCCCGCGTCGCACCGGCGGTGCACAGGCCGATCCACAGCGCCAGCGTGCCGAGGAACAGCTCGCGCTGCTGGGCGAACAGGCTGAGCAGGATCAGCGTCGCTGCACAGCCGACCAGCGTGCCGGCAGCACGGTAGAAGCCTTTCGCCAGCACCAGGCCGGTCTGCGGCTGGGCGACGATGAACACGGTCAGCATCGCCGTGCGCGGCGAGTCGAGGCCGATGCGGAAGGCGATCCACAGCGCCAGCATCGCCGCGACGATGGTCTTGGCAACGAATATCCAGGCCCGGCCTTCGCCGGCCGGCCACTCCCGCAGCGCGGCATGCCACGGGGTGGCGGCAGCTGCTTGGGGAGCGATGGCGTTCACGGCGACGTCTGGTCGAGCCTGACCAGCACCTGGCGCAACAGCGCGGTCAGCGCCTCGGTCTGGCTGTCGGTGAAGCCGCCATAGAGACGTTCCAGCGTCTGCCAGATGTCCGGCTGAAAGCGCTTGACCAGCTGCTCGCCGGCCGCGCTCAGCCGCAGCACCACCTTGCGCCGATCCTCGGTGCCGGCGCTGCGCTCGATCAGGCCCTTGGCCAGCAGCTCATCGCAGACGCGAGTGACATTGGTCGGCTTCTCGCCGGTGGCCTGACTCAGCTCGGACGGCGTCAGCGTCTGGTTCGGGGAGCCGTACAGCATCATCAGCGCCGTGTAGGTGACCATGTTCAGGTCGTAGGCCTTCAACGCCAGATTGCAGAGATCGCTCTGCCGCTTCTGCACATGGGCAACCAGCCGCGCCAGCATCACCTGCCGATGCGGAAGCCGCGCAGACGCTTGCGGGTGACGGCGATGCGCTGCTCGACTTCGTGGAAGCTGTCGGTCACTGCGGTTCTCCATGGGCGGCCACTTCCTGCGTGGCCTGATAGCCGCCGCCGAGTGCCGCCATCAATGCGGCATGGCTTTCCAGCTGGCGGGCGATCAGCTGCGTGCGGTTGCGCTGCTGCTGCAGCAACACACTCTGGGTGTTGAGCACGTTGAGGTAGTCGGTGAGGCCGGCATGGAAGCCCTGCTCGGCCTGCTGCTCGGCGAGCCGGGCGCTGTCGAGCGCCGTGTTGTTCAGCACCAGCTGCTGCTGGATCGAACGCTGACGGCTGATCTCGTCGGCCACCTCGCGCAGCGCGCCGATCACCGCGCCGTTGTAGCGCTCCACGGCTTCGTCATAGCGCGCGCTTTGCAGGCGCAGATTGCCGCGCAGGCGGCCACCGTCGAACAGCGGCAGGCTGATCGCCGGGCCGAAGCCGGCGGTGCCGATGTCTGCGAGGCTGCCGGTAACCAGGGTGCTCAGGTTCAGGCTGGCGACGCCGGCAAATGCGGCGAGGTTCACATCGGGATAGAAGCGGGTTTTCGCGACTTCGATGTCCCGGCTGCTCGCCTCCACTCGCCAGCGCTGGGCGACGATGTCCGGCCGGCGGCCGAGCAGATGCGCCGGCAAGGCCGCCGGCAGTTCGGCCGGATGATCGAGTGCCAGCCGCGGGCGGCTGATCGCGTCGCCAGCACCCGGCCCTTGTCCCGTCAGTGCCGCCAGCTGGTGACGGCCGATCGCCAGGTTTTCGTCGATCTGCTCGATCTGGGCTTCGCTGTCCGGCAACGGCGTTGCCGCTTGATTGACCTCCAGTTCGGTGCCCAGCCCGGCCTCGCGGCGACGGCGGGCGATGTCGAGCAACTGCTGCTGGCGGTCGAGATTGGCGACCAGCACGTCACGAAGCGAGTGCTGCATCGACAGCTGCACATAGGCCTGCACGACCGCCGTGGCCAGCGACAGGCGCACGGCCTGGGTCTGAGCTTCGCCGGCACGCACCGTGTCGATCGCACTGTCCAGCGCCTTCTCGTCCTTGCCCCAGAGATCCAGCGCATACGACGCGCGCAACAGCAGATCGGACTTCCAGTAGGTGTGCGCAAATTCCGGCGACGGGCTGAATTCCTGCTGGGTCTGGAAGGTGCGCTGGAAGCCCGCTTCGGCGTCGAGCCGCGGCAAGGTCGCGGCCTCGGCGCTCTGCGCGTAGCCCTCGGCCTGCGCCACCCGGGCACGGGCCAGGCGCAGATCCGGGTTGCCGGCCAACGCGGCGGCGACCAGCGCATCGAGCTGCGGATCACCGTAGGCCTGCCACCAACGTGCATCCGGCCAATCCGCGGGCGCAGACGAGACCAGCGTCTTGCCGGCATCGAGCGCTGCGACGTCCTGCAAGGTTGATTGCGGCGCGATGCCGCCGAAGCTCGCGCAACCGGCCAGCGCCAGGACACTGGCGAGGACCAGCGGGCGGCCGCGACGTGCGGCCATAAGATTCAGATGCAGATAATTCATAAATGAAATATATAACGATGCCCTGCGAAGGTCAAAGCCTCCGGCCGGGACAGACGACGAACGGCAGATCGCGAGTCATGCCCGAAGCCGACGACGTGCCTGCGTCGATGCGGGCTATGGAAATGGCTAGCATGGAAGCCTGCAACCCAGGGCCGGTCATGCAACCTCGCATCGACGAAGAGATCACCTTTCGCAAGCTCGAAACGCTGATCGCGTTCATGGAAACCGGCAATCTCGCGCGTGCCGCCGAACGTCTCGACGTCAGCACCGTCAGCGTCCATCGGGCCCTGCATTCTCTGGAGACCGGGATGCGCTGCGCGCTGTTCCGGCACGAGGGCCGCAACCTGCTTCCCACCGAAGCGGCGCAGGCCCTGGCCGACGCCGCCCGCGAAGTGCTGCAGACGATGGCGGAAGGCGTGCGCGCCGCCCGCGCGGTGGCCGGCTATGCGGCAGACCGCATCCGCATCGGCTCGCTCTACTCGCTGACCATTCGCGCCGTGCCGACCGTGCTGATCCGCATGAAGGCGCGCAAGCCTGCACTCGAGATCGAACTGGTGCTCGGCTCCAATGCCGAGCTGCTGCAGAAGCTGCGCGAGGGTTCGATCGATGCGACCCTGATGGTGCTGCCCGAGGGCGCGGCCGATATCGTCTCGCAGCCGCTGTTCGATGACGACATGCACTTCGCAGTGCCAGTGGGATCGCGCCATGCACGCCACGAGCGCATCGATCTGAGCGACTGCACCGACGAGAAGTTCGTCAGCCTGAAAGACGGCTTTGCCACCCAGAACGACTTTCTGGAGGCATTTCGTCTCGCCGGCTTCACACCGAATGTGGTGATGCAGACCGGCGACATCTTCTCGCTGATGAATCTGGTCAGCGGCGGCATCGGTTGCACGCTGCTGCCAGGGCGCGTGCGCGGCATGTTGCCTCAGAAGGTACAGCTGATTCCGGTACAGCCGAAGTACCTGATGCGCCACACGCTGGGGCTCAGTTTCCTCGGCACGCGGGAGCGCGATCCCAATCTGCTCGCGCTGCTGGCGGTCTGCCGCATGGCCAAGGCCGAGCTGTCCTGAGCCTCGCTGCGGTCCGCCCGAAGCGCTGATGCCGGGTCGATGGAACCCGCCGAACCGTTCCGCTGAGGCTAACGTTCCGCGGCCGAGCGTCATCGATTGCGCGAACCCTTACCAGTAGCGTTTTCCGCCAGGAACCACGCGTCCTGCATGGCCGGGATCACCGGAAAAGCAATGCCGTATTCATCTTGGATCGGCCATCGGTCGTGGGTTCCACTTCCCCCAATCGCGCTTCAAGGACAAGCCCCATGACCCACGTCGAAATCTTCCGTAACATCCGGTACGCCCAGGCAGACCGGTTCGAATCCCCTGAATTGCTGCCCTGGGATGGCGTTCGCCATCGCGAGCGAGGCCCGGTCTGCCCGCAGGCACCGTCTCGTCTCGAATCGGTGCAGGGCCCGCTCGCACCGCTGGAGCAGGACGAGCATTGCCAGGTGCTGTCGGTGTTCACGCCGGCCACCACGGGCAAGCGGCCGGTGATGGTCTTCATTCATGGCGGCGGCTTCGTCACCGGCGGCGGCGAGCTGCCCTGGCATGACGGCGACCAGCTGGCCGCCGAGCAGGACATCGTGGTCGTCTCGGTGACCTACCGGCTCGGCGTCTTCGGCTATTACCAGTTCCCGAAAAGCAGCGGACCGAGCCTGGCGATGGCCGACCAGGTCGCCGCGCTGCGATGGATCAAGGCGCATATCGCCGAGTTCGGCGGCGACGCCGACCGGGTGACGGTCTTCGGCCAGTCCGCGGGCGGCTTCTCGATCGTCGCGATGCTGGCCTGGGGCCATGGCGGGACGTTGTTCCAGCGCGCCATCGTGCACAGCGGCGCCAACGGCATGGCCCGGACGCGCGGCGAAGGGGAGCGGATCTCGCAGCTGTTCCTCGACGAACTCGGGCAGGACCCGAGGACCGCAAGCGTCGACGCGATCCTCGCGGCCCAGAGCCGACTGGCGGCGACGCTGAACCAGCTGGCCGTCTGGGCACCGATCTCGCCGGACACGCCGATCGGTTCGGCCGTCGATCTCTTAGCCGGCTGGTGCAAGGACGACGCCCTGCCGTTCGTGTTGCTGCAGCAGCATGTCGCTGCGGTGCCGGGCACGGAATCGCGGTTTGCGGACGCCACGCGCGAAATGAACGTGCTGTTCGAAGGCGGCTCGCGCAGCCTGGTCCAGAACATCCTTGCCCAAGGCAAGCGCGCCTCGCTGTTCCGTTTCGATTGGCAGTCGGGCAGCAGCGGACTCGGCGCCTGTCACTGCATCGACCTGCCGTTCCTGCTCGGCAGCGCCGAGGCCTGGCGTTCGGCACCGACACTGGCCGGCGCCGCCTGGGCCGAGATCGACGCGATTGGCAAGCGCATGCGCCGCGTCTGGGCGGATTTCGCGCGCGGCGAGAGTGGCGAATGGCCCATCGACGGCGTGCGCCTGCTGCCGCAAGCGCTTTGATTGACTCAACCGGGAGCGAGCCGAGCCCCAGAGTTGTCTGACGCTGGGGCTCGGCTGTTCATGCGAGGGACTGGGCACGCAACAGCCAGTCGCGCGCGCCCTGCAGGGTTCTGAAATCATCGAGGCTGCGGGCATCGACACCCGGATAGGCGCCGGCCACCATCTGGCTGAGCGCGCGTCCTGGTCCGAGTTCGAAGAACGCGGTGGCACCGGCTTCGATGCAGGCTTCGAGGCAGGCGGCCCACTGCACGGGCTGGGAAATCTGCAGGGCCAGCTTCTCTGCGCCTGGGGCGGCGTTCAGCACCACCTCGCCGTCGATGCCGCTGAACAGGCGCGCGCCGGGGCGCGGTGCGCGGGCGATGCGGGCACCGGCCAGGGTGCGTCGGAACGAGGCCGTGGCGTCTGCCATCAGCCGCGTGTGCGAAGCCACCTGCACATCGACCGGCACGACCCGCGCCGCCCCTTGCGCCAGCGCCTGCACGGCGATCTCCGCGAGCGCCTGGCGCATGCCGCCCAGCACCCAGGCGTCGCCGGGGCTGACGATGGCGACGGCGGCTTCGCGGTTCGCGCACAGGCGATCGATGCCCGTCCGATCCAGTCCGCGCACGAACAGCAGGCCCTGCTCGCCCGACCTGCTTTGCCTTGCGGCATCCATCGCGTCGGCGCGTGCCGCGACCAGGGCCAGCGTATCGCTCGCGGTGATCAGGCCGGCGATCTGCCAGGCCGCCATCTCGCCGACGCTGTAGCCGGCGATGCAGCAGCGAGGCGGCAGCACGTCCGCCAGCGCGGTCGCAGCGGCCAGGGCCTGCAAAGTGCACAGCAGCTGCGCCGTGTGGTTCGCATGCAGCGCCTCGTGGCCGGCCTCGCGCACCCAGGTCCGCGGATCATGGCCGAGCAGCTCGGCGGCACGGTTGAACAGCGGTTGCGATGCGGCGGCGTCGCCGGTCAAGGCGAACATCCCGGCATGCTGGCCGCCCTGTCCGGGACACAGGATGGCGAGCGTCACGGCGGGCTGCCGGGCCCGTAAAGCCAGGCGATGGTCAGGGCCACGGTGACCATCGCGGCGAGCGTGCTGGCGATCACCGTCGAGCCGGATTCCTCGGAGTTCAGGCCGGCGTTGGCGCCGAACAGCACGCCGAAGAAGCCTGAGGGCAGCGCCGCCATCAGCACCGCGATGCAGGTGATGTCCGACGGCGCATTGATGGCCCTGGCGATGCCCAGCGCCAGCAGGGGCTGGATGACGGTGACCGTCACGGTCGCCAGCGCGGTGTTCCAGGTCAAGCGAAACCGCTGCGCCGACAGGATCAGCCCGGTGACGAACAGCGCCAGGCCGCCCGCGGCTTGGCCGATCTGCCCGAGCGACGCGGCAGCGATGATCGGCAGTTTCCATTCGAGCATCGCGATCACCATGCCCGCGACCGGTGCGAGCACGATCGGCTTGATCAGCGCATGTCCCATCGCCCGCGCAAAGCGCGCGGCCTTGCCGCCGGTCTTTGCAGCGCCGCCGGCTTGCGGTGCGGACAGCTCCAGCAGCGCCAGGGTCACCGGCGACGGCAGCAGCGAGCCGGCCGCGATAGCGACCGCCACCGGCACCGTATGCGTCGGCCCCAGCAGTGCGACGACGACGGGCAGGCCGGCCGCCGCATAGTTCGGCAGCGCCACGGTGAGCGACTGCAACGCCGCCTCGCTGGCGCTCCGCCGCAGCAGGCGATGCTGCAGCAGGTACCACAGCGGATAGACCAGCATCATCGCGCCGCCGAGGATGACCAGCAGCGGCCATTGCGCCAGCAGGCTGTTGCGCGGCGTGGCGGCGGTGGCGGCAAACAGGGAGGCAGGCAATGCATACGTCATGACCACGGTGTTGAGTTCGCCGACGTGCGTGTTGTTGATCACGCCGCGCTTGCCAGCGGTGTAGCCGAGCAGCAGCACGAAGTAGATCGGCACCAGCGCCAGCAGGATGATCGCGATCATCGTGCCGGCTCCGGTTCGAGCGCCATCGCGAAATGACTCATCGCCAGCAGATCCGCCGCGCCGCCCGGACTGAGCCGGCGTGCCACGAAGTCGCGGTGCACCTGTTCGGCGGCCTGTTGCCAGTCTGCTTGCCCGACGCCGCCGGCATCGAGAAACGTCTGCGCGCGCTGTTGCGCGAAGCGCAGGCCGTCAGCACCGCCGCGGTGCAGCAGGTTGGTGTCCGCCAGCGTGGCGATCAAGGCAAAGCAGCAGTGCACCCGGGCGGCCTGCGCATCGTTCGGTGCCAGGCGCAGGCCCTCGCGCAAGGCTGGCAGACCGATCTCGTAGACACTGGGAAAGCCCTCGGCTGCTTCCTGCCTTGCGCCGCCCGCACCGTAGCGCCGCTTCACGACTTCGCCGTGGCTGTCGCTGGCCCGCGGGCCGGCCAGAATGTCCGTCCCCCAGCGGCGCGATACCGTATCGCCCAGCGAAGCCTGGCCGTCACC encodes:
- a CDS encoding DUF1656 domain-containing protein, whose translation is MPREIDLFGFFLPTLLPMFLFAFGLQWLLDGLLGSLGVYGRVWHPALFRFSLFVCIFGALGLALYS
- a CDS encoding pyridoxamine 5'-phosphate oxidase family protein; translated protein: MSSEARLPPDSLDAIEAEAWALLEAGGGSFRAPFHAGTLGTIGGDGPNLRTVILRGADGASRRIWCHTDIRSPKIAELAADCRIAWTLYDEASRLQFRAWGRAIVHHDDDIARARWETTVLNSRRIYHAVAPPSSISPIATGGLPPELDDERWTPEYSEHGAANFVALETRITRLEALYLHHAGHRRALFRYGDDGTRLAADWLIP
- a CDS encoding efflux RND transporter periplasmic adaptor subunit yields the protein MNPRNLLRLLSTGLIFAAAVVIGLALWRHYQYSPWTRDGRVKADVIAIAPDVSGAVVELRVTENQLVKRGDVLLRIDAERYQHALAEADAAVSARKADYDMKRSEAARRASLSGIVVSSESREASASTASSAAALYHQAQAARDTAALNLKRTEVLAPVDGYVSNLEVHAGDYANAGRPMLALVDAHSFRINGYFEETKLPYLHEGDAVRVRLMSGGPELRGHVDGISRGITDRDNPLGPRLLADVNPTFNWVRLAQRVPVRISLDEVPDGTVLVSGMTCTVIVEPGAAGG
- a CDS encoding organic hydroperoxide resistance protein — protein: MAAPDKVVYTAHAHATGGRDGHAVTDDGVLDVKLVVPKEMGGPGVGGTNPEQLFAAGYSACFLGALKFVAGKSKKTLPADTKVAAAIGIGPTATGFAITAELTVTIPGLDAAEAKTLVDAAHVVCPYSNATRGNVDVKLKIA
- a CDS encoding FUSC family protein; its protein translation is MNAIAPQAAAATPWHAALREWPAGEGRAWIFVAKTIVAAMLALWIAFRIGLDSPRTAMLTVFIVAQPQTGLVLAKGFYRAAGTLVGCAATLILLSLFAQQRELFLGTLALWIGLCTAGATRARNFRAYGFVLAGYTACLIGLPATQHPEMSFAIAVTRVSEVLLGIFCAGVVSDLLLPQTLGSSLIVTVRGSYRDFARFVVDALQGRLDHAAIERAHDGFLAQVIAFEAQRDAAYFESPETRLRSSRFRLLNADFMTATTGIHLLHQFTERLRRRHQQSTIDRLTPLYAALAEVLLPVDGQLPAMAAEARPLLARLAGFLERLPTLIAEAGAGLDEAAPGARLDFDCAANLLQRFAEDMQAYTESYISLISPGDRLPRPAPPYVAHGDRITAALAGLRATAVLLVVSAFWIGTAWPSGIGAVIIACTLCCLFAALPAPVLAARGLTIGFVAGLAASFICGLLVLPQLDGFALLVAGMAPFIMVGAWLIANPRTAGIGAGYCLMFGSTIGLDNVSRYDPALLLNEGFAALLGALIATAAFALIVPAGTRRLRLHLTRSLRRQVLLACFEPETGLRHRFENSTRDLLGQLLAGADRGSGEDRALLARAMAVLEAGRAVIDLRDAATIGTLRIDSRSHLNAAVRAVARLFQKPDPRRRQQALAGIDSAGARIDQALDASDHDADERQALNRGRTALHLLRGLLLDDDSYAALSSLESSLETPSLQGAADAT
- a CDS encoding MarR family winged helix-turn-helix transcriptional regulator, which encodes MLARLVAHVQKRQSDLCNLALKAYDLNMVTYTALMMLYGSPNQTLTPSELSQATGEKPTNVTRVCDELLAKGLIERSAGTEDRRKVVLRLSAAGEQLVKRFQPDIWQTLERLYGGFTDSQTEALTALLRQVLVRLDQTSP